Proteins from one Arthrobacter sp. DNA4 genomic window:
- the rph gene encoding ribonuclease PH encodes MTSEATAVPIVRADGRAPDQLRPISITRGWSNQAEGSALIEFGNTRVLCTASLTAGVPRWLKGEGRGWVTAEYAMLPRATNTRSDRESVKGKIGGRTHEISRLIGRSLRSIIDTKALGENTIVLDCDVLQADGGTRTAAITGAYVALADAIRFARDTKLIARNAQPLIDTIAAVSVGIIDGVPMLDLPYVEDVRAETDMNVVVTGSGKFVEVQGTAEGAPFDRDELNQLLDLALLGTAQLAAIQRETLADTL; translated from the coding sequence ATGACATCTGAAGCAACAGCAGTACCCATTGTGCGCGCCGATGGCCGCGCCCCCGACCAGCTCCGGCCCATCAGCATTACCCGCGGATGGTCCAACCAGGCTGAGGGATCGGCGCTGATCGAATTCGGCAACACCAGGGTCCTGTGCACGGCATCACTGACCGCCGGGGTCCCGCGCTGGCTCAAGGGCGAGGGCCGCGGCTGGGTCACGGCCGAGTACGCCATGCTGCCGCGCGCCACCAACACGCGTTCGGACCGCGAATCCGTCAAGGGAAAGATCGGCGGCCGCACGCACGAGATCTCCCGCCTGATCGGGCGTTCTCTGCGCTCCATCATCGACACCAAGGCACTGGGCGAGAACACCATCGTGCTCGACTGCGACGTCCTGCAGGCCGACGGCGGCACCCGCACGGCAGCCATCACCGGCGCCTACGTTGCCCTGGCCGACGCCATCCGGTTTGCCCGCGACACCAAGCTCATCGCCAGGAATGCCCAGCCGCTCATCGACACCATCGCGGCAGTCTCGGTGGGAATCATCGACGGCGTCCCCATGCTTGACCTGCCCTACGTGGAGGACGTCCGTGCGGAGACCGACATGAACGTGGTGGTCACCGGCTCCGGCAAGTTCGTCGAAGTCCAGGGCACTGCTGAGGGTGCGCCCTTCGACCGGGACGAGCTGAACCAGCTCCTGGACCTCGCGCTGCTGGGCACCGCCCAGCTGGCTGCCATCCAGCGCGAGACCCTCGCGGACACCCTGTGA